The following proteins are encoded in a genomic region of Rhodospirillaceae bacterium:
- a CDS encoding Hsp20 family protein — MRTIDFTPLHRFAVGFDRMQRQFDNAMQVDGAQPSYPPYNIEALSAEDGADKYRITMAVAGFSEEDLDIELKEDTLFVSGKADKPEQEVQYLHHGIAGRAFERRFELAEHIKVLSASLENGMLHIELVREVPEEKKPRRISIEPASKVKGIEDKAA; from the coding sequence ATGCGTACTATTGATTTCACCCCCCTTCACCGTTTCGCCGTCGGCTTTGATCGCATGCAGCGCCAATTCGACAACGCCATGCAAGTGGATGGCGCCCAGCCATCTTATCCGCCCTACAACATCGAGGCTTTAAGTGCCGAAGATGGCGCCGATAAATATCGCATCACCATGGCGGTCGCCGGTTTTAGCGAAGAAGATCTGGACATTGAACTTAAGGAAGACACCCTGTTCGTTTCAGGCAAGGCCGACAAGCCAGAGCAGGAAGTTCAATACCTGCATCACGGCATTGCCGGTCGAGCGTTCGAGCGCCGCTTTGAACTCGCCGAACACATCAAGGTTCTTTCCGCAAGCCTGGAAAACGGCATGTTGCATATCGAACTTGTCCGCGAGGTGCCGGAAGAAAAGAAACCGCGCCGGATTAGCATTGAACCCGCAAGCAAAGTCAAAGGAATTGAAGACAAGGCTGCCTGA